From a single Streptomyces sp. NBC_01264 genomic region:
- a CDS encoding lysine N(6)-hydroxylase/L-ornithine N(5)-oxygenase family protein, with translation MTAQLDAPHDLVGIGIGPFNLSLAALAHGLPQQGAPELATAFYDQRRDFRWHPGLLIDGATLQVPFLADLVTLADPTSPWSFLSYLKHKERLFPFYFAESFHIQRAEYDAYCRWVAGRLPGLHFGHQVDAVRWNPERDLFEVDFTQVDADGEAEALGRTYTRNLALGIGTAPYVPEPLRPLAEAPTVPVIHSSEYLDNRQRILGAEHVTVIGSGQSGAEVFLDLLRSRPASRERLTWLARTPSFAPMEYSKLGLEHFTPDYTRYFHSLPEPVRDRLVPAQWQLHKGIDAATIAAIHEELYRRTLDGGWPDAVLTPGVSVRTAGRVATTKVELHLEHADQGARSRLTTDAVVLATGYRERPLARLLAGLDPYLRKDSSSRPRIDDRYRMITDPAVTGSVFVQNGERHTHGVGAPDLGLAAWRSAAILNTLTGKEPYPQPNRTAFTTFGLEQREHTRPQPAGELLPLVEHL, from the coding sequence ATGACCGCCCAGCTCGATGCACCCCACGACCTCGTCGGAATCGGCATCGGCCCCTTCAACCTCTCCCTCGCCGCCCTCGCCCACGGCCTGCCCCAACAAGGCGCCCCAGAACTCGCCACCGCCTTCTACGACCAGCGCCGCGACTTCCGCTGGCACCCCGGACTCCTCATCGACGGAGCCACCCTCCAAGTCCCCTTCCTCGCCGACCTCGTCACCCTCGCCGACCCCACCAGCCCCTGGTCGTTCCTCAGCTACCTCAAGCACAAGGAACGCCTCTTCCCCTTCTACTTCGCCGAGAGCTTCCACATCCAGCGCGCCGAATACGACGCCTACTGCCGCTGGGTCGCCGGACGCCTCCCCGGACTCCACTTCGGCCACCAGGTCGACGCCGTCCGCTGGAACCCCGAACGCGACCTCTTCGAAGTCGACTTCACCCAAGTCGACGCCGACGGAGAAGCCGAAGCCCTCGGCCGCACCTACACCCGCAACCTCGCCCTGGGCATCGGCACCGCCCCCTACGTCCCCGAACCCCTGCGCCCCCTCGCAGAAGCCCCCACCGTCCCGGTGATCCACTCCTCCGAGTACCTCGACAACCGGCAGCGCATCCTCGGCGCCGAACACGTCACCGTCATCGGATCGGGCCAGTCCGGAGCCGAGGTCTTCCTCGACCTGCTCCGCTCCCGCCCCGCCTCCCGCGAACGCCTCACCTGGCTCGCCCGCACCCCCTCCTTCGCCCCCATGGAGTACTCCAAGCTCGGCCTGGAACACTTCACCCCCGACTACACCCGCTACTTCCACTCCCTCCCCGAACCGGTCCGCGACCGCCTCGTCCCCGCCCAATGGCAACTCCACAAGGGCATCGACGCCGCCACCATCGCCGCCATCCACGAGGAGCTCTACCGGCGCACCCTCGACGGAGGCTGGCCCGACGCCGTCCTCACCCCCGGAGTCAGCGTCCGCACCGCCGGCCGCGTCGCCACCACCAAGGTCGAACTCCACCTCGAACACGCCGACCAGGGCGCCCGCTCCCGCCTCACCACCGACGCCGTCGTCCTCGCCACCGGCTACCGCGAACGCCCCCTCGCCCGCCTCCTCGCCGGACTCGACCCCTACCTGCGCAAGGACTCCTCCAGCCGCCCCCGCATCGACGACCGCTACCGGATGATCACCGACCCCGCCGTCACCGGCAGCGTCTTCGTCCAGAACGGCGAACGCCACACCCACGGCGTCGGAGCCCCCGACCTCGGCCTCGCCGCCTGGCGCAGCGCTGCCATCCTGAACACCCTCACGGGCAAAGAGCCCTACCCCCAGCCCAACCGCACGGCCTTCACCACCTTCGGCCTCGAACAGCGGGAGCACACCCGCCCCCAACCCGCCGGCGAACTGCTCCCGCTGGTCGAGCACCTGTAA
- a CDS encoding pyridoxal phosphate-dependent decarboxylase family protein, giving the protein MTAPPGTGRRRTAPLAGGPHGPDALQPLLATVLDAMRTGARARGGPLPVGGPEAVTARVTAALGEVFPDHGHGDHEALRTLVHTLTAGAADPADPLCAAHLHCPPLAVAAAADLAASALNASLDSWDQAPAASALETLLTRTLAAEFHDTPHPDAVLTTGGTEANHLALLLARERHGPHLTVLHGANAHHSIPRAAWLLGLPPARSLPTPTGTLTPATLAEALAATTGPVLVTATAGTTDAGLIDPLDALADLCDHHGADLHIDAAYGGLLHLSPRHRPKLAGLHRARSITLDLHKLGWQPIAAGLLTVPDTTLLAPLAHQAAYLNAPDDTHAGLPDLLGRSLRTTRRADALKIAATLRSLGRDGLTHLIDRTCARANRLARLLEAHPAFELHAAPTISTVLFRPTHADDTALATLRRTLLQGGTAVLGRATADGRLWLKATLLNPHTTAGDLDALVNLLEGSTHR; this is encoded by the coding sequence ATGACAGCGCCCCCCGGTACAGGCAGACGGCGCACCGCCCCGCTCGCCGGCGGACCCCACGGCCCCGACGCCCTGCAGCCACTCCTCGCCACCGTCCTCGACGCCATGCGCACCGGAGCCCGGGCCCGCGGCGGACCGCTCCCCGTCGGCGGACCCGAGGCCGTCACCGCACGCGTCACCGCCGCACTCGGCGAGGTGTTCCCCGACCACGGACACGGCGACCACGAAGCACTACGGACCCTCGTCCACACCCTCACCGCAGGAGCGGCCGACCCCGCCGACCCCCTCTGCGCAGCCCACCTGCACTGCCCGCCCCTCGCCGTCGCGGCCGCCGCAGACCTCGCCGCCAGCGCCCTCAACGCCTCCCTCGACTCCTGGGACCAGGCCCCCGCCGCCTCCGCCCTCGAAACCCTCCTCACCCGCACCCTCGCCGCCGAGTTCCACGACACCCCCCACCCCGACGCCGTCCTCACCACCGGCGGCACCGAGGCCAACCACCTCGCCCTCCTCCTCGCCCGCGAACGCCACGGCCCCCACCTCACCGTCCTGCACGGCGCCAACGCCCACCACTCCATCCCGCGCGCCGCCTGGCTCCTGGGCCTGCCCCCCGCCCGCAGCCTCCCCACCCCCACCGGCACCCTCACCCCCGCCACCCTCGCCGAGGCCCTCGCCGCCACCACCGGCCCCGTCCTCGTCACCGCCACCGCCGGAACCACCGACGCCGGCCTCATCGACCCCCTCGACGCCCTCGCCGACCTCTGCGACCACCACGGCGCCGACCTCCACATCGACGCCGCCTACGGCGGACTCCTCCACCTCAGCCCCCGCCACCGCCCCAAACTCGCCGGCCTCCACCGCGCCCGGTCCATCACCCTCGACCTGCACAAACTCGGCTGGCAACCCATCGCCGCCGGACTCCTCACCGTCCCCGACACCACCCTGCTCGCCCCCCTCGCCCACCAGGCCGCCTACCTCAACGCCCCCGACGACACCCACGCCGGGCTCCCCGACCTCCTCGGCCGCTCCCTGCGCACCACCCGCCGCGCAGACGCCCTCAAGATCGCCGCCACCCTGCGCTCCCTCGGCCGAGACGGCCTCACCCACCTCATCGACCGCACCTGCGCCCGCGCCAACCGACTCGCCCGGCTCCTCGAAGCACACCCCGCCTTCGAACTCCACGCGGCGCCCACCATCAGCACCGTCCTGTTCCGGCCCACCCACGCCGACGACACCGCACTGGCCACCCTGCGCCGCACCCTCCTCCAGGGCGGCACCGCCGTACTGGGCCGGGCCACCGCCGACGGCCGCCTGTGGCTCAAGGCCACCCTGCTCAACCCCCACACCACGGCGGGGGACCTGGACGCCCTCGTGAACCTCCTGGAAGGCAGCACCCACCGATGA
- the pepN gene encoding aminopeptidase N, giving the protein MSALTRSEAQLRARLIDVRHYEVALDLTTGDETFESRTVIRFSARAAGDTFVELKPDELRSAALDGHPLDPAALTDGRLPLTGLTEGPHELSIAARMRYSRTGEGLHRFTDPADGETYVYTQMFLDDVQRVFPAFDQPDLKAVFEFTVTAPPHWTVLANGVTTRIGERLGDGGGGSGDGSASEAGIWASAPTPVISTYLAAVAAGPWHSVRTEHAGLPFGIHCRRSLAPHLDADAQEILDLTTACYDRFHEKFTEPYPFDSYDQAFVPEFNAGAMENPGLVTFRDEYVFRSAVTDAERQRRAVTIAHEMAHMWFGDLVTLSWWDDIWLNESFAEFMGYQTLIEATRFTETWTGFGMERKPWGYDADQRPSTHPVAPDAAAVPDTASALLNFDGISYAKGASALRQLVAWLGEKDFLAGINTHFTRHKFANASLADFVDSLAAHTDRDVHTWAETWLRTTGVDTLTPRLEESHGGWTLTVDRTGNRPHHIAAGLYDRAPDGVIEPRDVLALDVPSDEVLSVSGPRPALLVLNDGDLTYAKVRLDETSLETALRGISRIPDPLTRAVVWNSLRDMVRDGELAAADYLATAEAHIPDETDLAIVQGVLSFTRAQIADRYITPDRRGDALTTLTTIARDLLRRTEDGSDPGLRLVAVRFLVDSATQPDTIAGWLADGTVPGGPQLDPELRWRILARLCVLGAAGEPEIDAALAADPSATGQEGAAHCRAALPTAEAKAAAWARLFHDDSLSNYLFTSTAQGFWQPEQADLVRDYVPRAYPEAVTLAARRGPAIADAAGRWALPGHEITEANLQAGRAALTSPDITPLLHRKLTDHLADLTRAQQARG; this is encoded by the coding sequence ATGTCCGCACTGACGCGCAGCGAAGCGCAGCTCCGAGCCCGGCTCATCGACGTCCGGCACTACGAGGTCGCCCTCGACCTCACCACCGGCGACGAGACCTTCGAGTCCCGCACCGTCATCCGGTTCTCCGCCCGCGCCGCCGGCGACACCTTCGTCGAGCTGAAACCGGACGAACTGCGCTCCGCCGCCCTCGACGGACACCCCCTGGACCCGGCCGCCCTCACCGACGGCCGCCTCCCCCTCACCGGCCTCACCGAAGGCCCCCACGAACTCAGCATCGCCGCCCGCATGCGCTACTCCCGCACCGGCGAAGGCCTGCACCGCTTCACCGACCCCGCGGACGGCGAGACGTACGTCTACACCCAGATGTTCCTCGACGACGTCCAGCGCGTCTTCCCGGCCTTCGACCAGCCCGACCTCAAGGCCGTGTTCGAGTTCACCGTCACCGCCCCGCCGCACTGGACCGTCCTCGCCAACGGCGTCACCACCCGCATCGGCGAACGCCTCGGCGACGGCGGTGGCGGCTCGGGCGACGGCTCGGCCTCCGAGGCCGGCATCTGGGCCTCCGCACCCACCCCCGTCATCTCCACCTACCTCGCCGCCGTAGCCGCCGGCCCCTGGCACAGCGTCCGCACCGAACACGCGGGGCTCCCCTTCGGCATCCACTGCCGCCGCTCCCTCGCCCCCCACCTCGACGCCGACGCGCAGGAGATCCTCGACCTCACCACCGCCTGCTACGACCGCTTCCACGAGAAGTTCACCGAGCCCTACCCCTTCGACTCCTACGACCAGGCCTTCGTACCCGAGTTCAACGCCGGCGCCATGGAGAACCCGGGACTGGTCACCTTCCGCGACGAATACGTCTTCCGCTCCGCCGTCACCGACGCCGAACGCCAGCGCCGCGCCGTCACCATCGCCCACGAGATGGCCCACATGTGGTTCGGCGACCTCGTCACCCTCAGCTGGTGGGACGACATCTGGCTGAACGAGTCCTTCGCCGAATTCATGGGCTACCAGACCCTCATCGAAGCCACCCGCTTCACCGAGACCTGGACCGGCTTCGGCATGGAACGCAAACCCTGGGGCTACGACGCCGACCAGCGCCCCTCCACCCACCCCGTCGCCCCCGACGCGGCCGCCGTCCCCGACACCGCCTCCGCCCTCCTCAACTTCGACGGCATCTCCTACGCCAAGGGCGCCTCCGCCCTGCGCCAACTCGTCGCCTGGCTCGGCGAGAAGGACTTCCTGGCCGGCATCAACACCCACTTCACCCGCCACAAGTTCGCCAACGCCTCCCTCGCCGACTTCGTCGACTCCCTCGCCGCCCACACCGACCGCGACGTCCACACCTGGGCCGAGACCTGGCTGCGCACCACCGGCGTCGACACCCTCACCCCCCGCCTCGAAGAGAGCCACGGAGGCTGGACCCTCACCGTCGACCGCACCGGCAACCGCCCCCACCACATCGCCGCCGGCCTCTACGACCGCGCCCCCGACGGAGTCATCGAACCCCGCGACGTCCTCGCCCTCGACGTCCCCTCCGACGAAGTCCTCTCCGTGAGCGGCCCGCGCCCCGCCCTCCTCGTCCTCAACGACGGCGACCTCACCTACGCCAAGGTCCGCCTCGACGAGACCTCACTCGAAACCGCCCTGCGGGGCATCTCCCGCATCCCCGACCCGCTCACCCGCGCCGTCGTCTGGAACTCCCTGCGCGACATGGTCCGCGACGGCGAACTGGCCGCCGCCGACTACCTGGCCACCGCCGAAGCCCACATCCCCGACGAAACCGACCTCGCGATCGTCCAGGGCGTCCTGTCCTTCACCCGCGCCCAGATCGCCGACCGCTACATCACCCCCGACCGCCGCGGCGACGCCCTCACCACCCTCACCACCATCGCCCGCGACCTGCTGCGACGCACCGAGGACGGCTCCGACCCCGGCCTGCGGCTCGTCGCCGTCCGCTTCCTCGTCGACAGCGCCACCCAGCCCGACACCATCGCGGGCTGGCTCGCCGACGGCACCGTCCCCGGCGGCCCGCAACTCGACCCCGAACTGCGCTGGCGCATCCTCGCCCGCCTCTGTGTCCTCGGCGCGGCCGGCGAACCCGAGATCGACGCAGCCCTCGCCGCCGACCCCAGCGCCACCGGCCAGGAAGGCGCCGCCCACTGCCGGGCCGCCCTCCCGACGGCCGAAGCCAAGGCCGCCGCCTGGGCGCGCCTCTTCCACGACGACTCCCTGTCCAACTACCTCTTCACGTCCACCGCCCAAGGCTTCTGGCAGCCCGAACAGGCCGACCTGGTACGGGACTATGTCCCCCGCGCCTACCCCGAAGCCGTCACCCTCGCAGCCCGCCGAGGCCCCGCCATCGCCGACGCCGCGGGCCGCTGGGCCCTCCCCGGCCACGAAATCACCGAAGCCAACCTCCAGGCCGGCCGCGCCGCCCTGACCTCCCCCGACATCACCCCCCTCCTCCACCGCAAACTCACAGACCACCTCGCCGACCTGACCCGAGCCCAACAAGCCCGCGGCTAA